One genomic segment of Gasterosteus aculeatus chromosome 6, fGasAcu3.hap1.1, whole genome shotgun sequence includes these proteins:
- the cog2 gene encoding conserved oligomeric Golgi complex subunit 2 has protein sequence MNLPKGPDSLCFDKDVFMKDDFDVDQFVSECRKQVQMEEMREDLELYYKLLKTAMVELINKDYADFVNLSTNLVGMDKALNQLSVPLGQLREEVMSLRSCVSEVIQAIDNQLAKQEDLQKKKVCVLRLIQVVRSVEKIEKILHSQSSKESNSLETSSPLLAGHILERIATEFNQLQFHAVQSKGMPLLDKVRPRIAGITSMLQQSLEGVLIEGLQTSNVDMVRHCLRTYATIDKTRDVEALVGQVLVKPYMDQVITEEAVKSSPNGLQLMYSRLLEFVPHHCRLLREVTGGAISSDKADTVPGYDFLVNSVWPEMIKGIEERLAYLFNPGNPDIFYERYSASVEFVRRFERQCSSQASVKRLRVHPSYTSFHNKWNLPVYFQLRYKEIAGSLENAISDGLEAAPAGSVYHLQVSEVLWSCLMRCWSDKIYLSPLAHRFWKLTLQLYSRYAKFLDEVLTKTPSPEATKEPTRPLPSSASSTSSRTSMEEGGSESGSPASLSTKQLVYIAADIQKLQEQITDVTDMVRQRLEAIGFNNIAIVEDALTDSKNCLSSSVPTLNTRMTQHLTERCCRFLKSASEVPRLYRRTNKDPPVRASAYMDNALRPLHQLLTDSTGLVAPSTAQEWLRVALTDYTQRYYETISEVLSSVRKMEESLKRLKQARKGASTTTAAGANGGPTDDSKIRLQLALDVEYLGEQIQKMGLQQRDIPMFSTLMDLVKEARELAEQGQ, from the exons ATGAATTTACCGAAGGGACCCGATTCTTTGTGCTTCGACAAGGATGTTTTTATGAAG gatgACTTTGACGTGGACCAGTTTGTGTCGGAGTGTCGGAAACAGGTCcagatggaggagatgagggaggaccTGGAGCTCTACTACAAGCTGCTCAAAACGGCCATGGTGGAGCTCATCAACAAGGACTATGCCGACTTTGTGAACCTCTCCACCAACCTG GTGGGGATGGACAAAGCCCTCAATCAGCTCTCTGTGCCATTGGGACAATTACGAGAGGAGGTTATG AGTCTGCGTTCCTGTGTGAGCGAGGTGATTCAGGCTATAGACAACCAGCTAGCCAAACAGGAagatctgcagaaaaaaaag GTGTGTGTATTGAGGCTCATTCAAGTGGTGCGCTCAGTGGAGAAGATTGAGAAGATCCTCCACTCACAAAGCTCCAAGGAATCCAACTCTCTAGAAACCAGCAG TCCCTTGTTAGCAGGTCACATCCTGGAGAGGATTGCTACAGAATTCAACCAGCTGCAGTTCCACGCTGTACAGAGCAAAGGCATGCCGCTACTGGACAAAGTTAGACCG CGCATCGCAGGGATCACCTCCATGCTGCAGCAGTCTCTGGAGGGCGTGCTGATCGAGGGTCTGCAAACGTCCAACGTGGACATGGTGCGTCACTGCCTGAGGACGTACGCCACCATAGACAAGACTCGCGATGTCGAGGCCCTGGTTGGACAGGTGCTGGTAAAGCCGTACATGGACCAG gtGATAACAGAAGAGGCGGTGAAGTCTAGTCCCAATGGTCTCCAGTTGATGTACTCCAGACTGTTGGAGTTTGTTCCTCATCACTGCAGGCTGCTTAGAGAGGTCACCGGAGGAGCCATATCCAG TGACAAAGCTGACACAGTGCCCGGCTATGATTTCCTTGTGAACTCAGTGTGGCCAGAGATGATCAAAGGGATAGAGGAGAGGTTGGCCTACCTCTTCAACCCTGGCAACCCTGACATTTTCTACGAG CGTTACAGTGCAAGCGTGGAGTTTGTGCGGCGGTTCGAGCGCCAGTGCAGCTCGCAGGCCAGTGTGAAGAGGCTGAGAGTCCATCCCTCGTACACCAGCTTCCACAACAAATGGAATCTGCCTGTCTACTTTCAACTACG GTACAAGGAAATAGCGGGGAGTCTGGAGAACGCCATCAGTGATGGACTTGAAGCAGCACCCg CTGGCAGCGTGTACCACCTGCAGGTATCTGAGGTGCTGTGGTCCTGTCTCATGCGATGTTGGTCAGACAAAATCTACCTATCACCTCTGGCCCACCGCTTCTGGAAGCTCACACTGCAGCTCTACTCGAGATACGCCAAGTTTCTTGACGAG GTGTTGACGAAGACTCCGTCCCCTGAAGCCACCAAAGAACCAACCAGGCCCCTGccgagctccgcctcctccacctccagccgAACGTCCATGGAGGAGGGCGGCAGTGAGAGCGGGAGTCCCGCTTCGCTGTCCACCAAACAGTTGGTCTACATAGCAGCCGACATCCAAAAGCTGCAAGAGCAG ATAACGGACGTGACAGACATGGTCAGACAGCGGCTAGAAGCCATCGGATTCAATAACATTGCTATTGTGGAAG ATGCCCTAACGGACTCCAAGAACTGCCTATCGAGCAGCGTTCCCACTCTGAACACCAGGATGACCCAGCATCTGACGGAACGCTGCTGCCGCTTCCTGAAGAGTGCCTCTGAGGTCCCGCGCCTTTACCGCAGGACTAATAAG GACCCGCCAGTGCGTGCATCCGCCTACATGGACAACGCCTTACGCCCGTTACATCAGCTGCTGACGGACTCAACAGGGCTCGTCGCCCCTTCTACAGCGCAAGAGTGGCTGCGAGTTGCACTGACTGACTACACACAGAG GTATTATGAGACCATCTCAGAGGTGCTGAGCTCAGTgagaaagatggaggagagTCTGAAGCGATTGAAACAAGCCAGAAAAGGTGCGAGTACGACTACCGCTGCCGGAGCAAACGGTGGACCCACGGACGACAGCAAGATCCGACTTCAACTTGCACTGGACGTGGAGTACCTCGGGGAACAG ATCCAGAAGATGGGTCTTCAGCAAAGAGACATCCCCATGTTCTCCACTCTGATGGACCTGGTGAAGGAGGCCAGAGAGCTCGCTGAACAGGGCCAGTGA